The genomic window TAAATAGTTGAATCAAGAAAGGTACCACTTAATAATATGAATGCATCAGCAGTCATGCTATCCAAAGTCTGTAATAAGTGTTTAGTCTCACCTATAATGAGTTATTGTTGTTTGTCCAGGCGTCAAAGAAGAAGGTTTACATGCTATACAACCTGCAGCCAGACCGCTCTGTGACTGGGGGAGCCTGGTATAGTGACCAGGACTTTGAGTCTGAGTTTGTGGAGGTTCTCAATCAGCAGTGTTTCAAATTCCTTCAGAGTAAGGTGAGGGTTCCACTGAATGGGAGTGGGACAAATGTCTTACAATGGACAAGTCACAGAAATTAAATGGGTATGTTCTGTACTGTAAATGTTTGGAAATAAGTTACTAATTACACTGATTTTATATGAGCACATCAACGTTGGGAACAGTGTGAAGCATGCTTCAATCTAATAGATTATGCCATAAAGAAAATCTTTCCGGCTTCTGGCCCACATGCATTTGGTTTGGATTGTACCCTACAATTCTTCCCATTCTAAATGCAGGGCTGGGTGACATAGCCAGAAACAACTCTGGCTCCTAGTTACAGGCGATCTGGCAACCAAGAGTTTACTAGAACATCATTTCTACGGTCATGTTGGTTTGTTTGTCACCCTCCAGGCCGAGGTGACGAGGGACAGCAAGCAGAACCCCATGGTGCAAAGAAACAGCTCCTTCGCCACCTCTCACGAAGTGTGGAAGTATATTTGTGAACTCGGCATCAGCAAGGTGAGACTGCAGCTGGCTACATTCTGTTTGGTTTTGACCGCAATTTTGCCACGTTTTTGCAGATAACGGACAAAGTTGTCAAGACCAGGGTGGAATCCTCCACTTGTTGGTCAGGACCGGGGCATATTTGCACACTTAGTACTCTTTTCACACTATTGACCAAACAGAGCTGTACTGTCTGCACTGGCCTGGTTATGAATCTGCCATAGTTGCAGGTAATGGGCTGGAAAGGTCCATGCGAAAATAAAATATCAGATTCAGGAAAGTATGGTCGGTACTCTATACAAATATGGTGAAAAGGGTACAATGTGAGTGGGTCAAATGTAACAACTGTAACAGTCTCACCTTTCAGCATACAGTTGCTATGTATTTCCTATGGAGGTTGTAAGTCTGAATATTGCACTTTGTGTACAGGTGGACCTGTCTATGGAGGACATTGAAACTATTCTGAACACGCTCATCTACGACGGCAAGGTGGAGATGACCATCATCGCGGCCAAGGAGGGCACTGTGGGCAGTGTGGACGGCCAGATGAAGCTGTACAGAGGGGTCAACCCCATCATTCAGCCTACGGGCCTGGTCAAGGCACCCTGTGGCCTCTGTCCGGTGAGCCCTCCTCTACAGGCAACAAGAGCCAAGTGGCTCCGTTTCAATATCCATACCAGCATGTCACTTGGTATTAAACATCGCATtggggatatacagtgagggaaaaaagtatttgatcccctgctgattttgtacgtttgcccactgacaaagaaatgatcagtctataattttaatggtaggtttatttgaacagtgagagacagaataacaacaaaaaaatccagaaaaactcatgtcaaaaatgttataaattgatttgcattttaatgagggaaataagtatttgaccccctctcaatcagaaagatttctggctcccaggtgtctttttatacaggtaacgaactgagattaggagcacactcttaaagggagtgctcctaatatcagcttattacctgtataaaagacacctgtccacagaagcaatcaatcagattccaaactctccaccatggccaagaccaaagagctctccaaggatgtcagggacaagattgtagacctacgcaaggctggaatgggctacaagaccatcgccaagcagcttggtgagaaggtgacaacagttggtgcgattattcacaaatggaagaaacacaagataactgtcgatctccctcggcctggggctccatgcaagatctcacctcgtggagttgcaatgatcatgagaacggtgaggaatcagcccagaactacacaggaggatcatgtcaattatttcaaggcagctgggaccatagtcaccaagaaaacaattggtaacacactacgccgtgaaggactgaaatcctgcagcgcccgcaaggtccccctgctcaagaaagcacatatacagggccgtctgaagtttgccaatgaacatctgaatgattcagaggagaactgggtgaaagtgttgtggtcatatgagaccaaaatcgagctctttggcatcaactcaactcgccgtgtttggaggaggaggaatgctgcctatgaccccaagaacaccatccccaccgtcaaacatggaggtggaaacattatgctttgggggtgtttttctgctaaggggacaggacaacttcaccgcatcaaagggacgatggacggggccatgtaccgtcaaatcttgggtgagaacctccttccctcagccagggcattgaaaatgggtcgtggatggatattccagcatgacaatgacccaaaacacacggccaaggcaacaaaggagtgtctcaagaagaagcacattaaggtcctggagtggcctagccagtctccagaccttaatcccatagaaaatctgtggagggagctgaaggttcgagttgccaaacgtcagcctcgaaaccttaatgacttggagaagatctgcaaagaggagtggaacaaaatccctcctgagatgtgtgcaaacctggtggccaactacaagaaaagtctgacctctgtgattgccaacaagggttttgccaccaagtactaagtcatgttttgcagaggggtcaaatacttatttccctcattaaaatgcaaatcaatttataacatttttgacatgcgttttcctggattttgttgttgttattctgtctctcactgttcaaataaacctaccattaaaattatagactgatcatgtctttgtcagtgggcaaacatacaaaatcagcaggggatcaaatacttttttccctcactgtatgtacactgggtgtacaaaacattaggaaaaccttctctttccatgactgactgaccaggtgaaagctatgatcccttactgatgtcacttgctaaatccacttcaatcagtgtaaatgaaggggaggagacaggttaaagaaggatttttaagccttgagacaattgagacatggattgtgtatgtgtgccattcagagggtgaatgggcaagacaaaagattgaagtgcctttgaacagggtatggtagtaggtgccaggcgtaccggtttgtgtcaagaactgcaacgctgctgggtttttcacgctcaacagtttcccgtgtgtatcaagaatggtccaccacccaaatgacatccagcgaacttgacacaactgtgggaagcattggagtcaacatgggccagcatccctgtggaacgctttcgacaccttgtagagtccatgcccggacGAATTGAGgcggttctgagggcaaaaggggatgtAAAGATAtcagaaaggtgttcctaatgttttgtacactgtgtattcTAACACCAAAACTACATCACTAATGTTGCGTATTCCTTCGTTAGCGTTGTGTAGTCTGCTACACCAAAAGCAGCAAACGGAGGCACAAATCAAAAGCGCCAGCCACTTTATCAGTTGAGAATGCTTCAGAGGGACGTGTAGAAGACACGTAAACACACATGCCCAGTGTAGTTTGGCCGTAAGTGGTTTGCTAGTATGGACGTTGGAGTGCCCAGTCGCTCGTCAAATACTAGAAAGGCATGCTTTGACCTAGGGCTGCGCAGAAAGAAAGGAGTCCTGCAGACAGTTCTGATCCTAAATGTTTTACTATTTCTATTCAAAGTACTTCACCTGTAGCCAGATcagagcatgtgagcggagttgagTGGTTGGAAATCCCGCTCGATGAGCGGTGCGCACTGCTCCTGCACTCCATGTCCTTTCCTACCGCCCTGCTAAAAACCGCTCAGCGCTCACAGGGAACAAAACTCCAGCTCCAAATTCgttccattcattaaaatcacaatttaaccaataCCCATCtttatttttgtgactacctagATCTACCAATTGGTTtttaagtattgaaaccaaaccatatggatttgaatgaaaagtatttgaataaacatgaaaaggtgaacataatttcaaataggctacatgtcatattaaacagcctATAAacactaaataggtcaggagccagacagggagcctaagaataAATGGAAATTAATTATTTGGGCTATATTATTAgatttatttcaaggctatagcctacaaagaaatacattgtgaagcatttgcgagtgcaACACCATAGACTGGTAGGAACATAAAgagctcagcatttaaacaacattttgttgtattcgatcattatagtctataagtTTGCAAATAGAGGCTttgacttacttagaattaaatacaaattaaacaaaATATTACTTATTAGTGCCTTTTGAATTAATTTTTAGAAACACaagtttggccagtctgtggcttccACTGGGGATCTTAAACACCATTTTGACCACTCTTCctgggcagagatgcagagttgttttttcatttaaaaaaatgataggtaggcctaaaggtttttaggcaaaataacccaatcaaaacgaAAAGCTCCTTGAACGTGGGAATATGCCAGCCCTAATGGGTCAAAATCAATGATgtcctattgtatagataatagaacgaAAAGTTTGAGATCTGattttttgtttataaatactttgctacaatgacacacttagttatctacccacctccttcctttcttttagcatgtgcacgtaGTAAGTATATCGTCGTGCTTTTGGGATgagtgtcttttcagattccacaattattatttagttgtggacactacatcaccgcactccctctcttggtcctcatctttgtaagtcaccttgatttagcacctgtgtgttttatccgTTTTTTTATGAAGATATTTAGCGTACTCCAAAACAGTAGCTAAAGTAAGGGGCTATAGGAGCGCACAAGTAGACTACGAATGTGTActgggcatgccctgagctcgtgaagtgagcgATTATTGGAGTGGGCGAGAAGGCCGAGGCaccagcctttgggaatctccCTCCACGCTCTGCTCcagctccgctcacatactctgagcCAGATAGCCATCAGGAAATGCTAGAAAAAGGGAAAGTAAGTCATGTAGGTTTGATGATGCACTATTCTTCCAGGAGTATACAtaatttttttctgtctctcttctcttagGTGTTTGATGACTGTCATGAAGGAGGCGAGATATCCCCCTCAAACTGTGTGTATATGGCAGAGTGGCTGGACCTTTGACTGGTGTCTTGgcttgtttagtttttttttctctGTGGAGAAAGTGTTTCATGTATATTTTTCTTCTAGCAATCTTTGATGGCATCTGAAGATACTTTTATTTATACACGGCTTAATAAATCCTTTAAGACTGACTGAGAACGCCGCCTCTCCTTGGGAATGTAACAAGCTCAATTGTATCCTGCCACTACATTTCCATCTAGCACGCATGAAAGTGTTGAAGATGGACAAGTTTTGCAAAAGCATTCCCTTTGCTCTGGAAATAAACATAGAAATTGTTTTACTTCTACAGCACACATGATATAACATAGCAATAGCCTAAAGCTTTTTGTGTGAGACATTTCTATACCCCTTCTGCCAATCTGAATATTACCTGTAGCAATAGCAGTCATACAGCCGCCTACATTGCAGTCATGTTGTGCTAAATCGTATTGATGGGATTCCTGGTATGTTCAACCATATTTCAGCATTGGCACAGATCTGATTGGTCTCAGATCTCTGCAGATGCGTACGGTGGTTTACATTACAGAAACCCAATCAATGAAGCAAAACTTgtcatgttctgttctgtttaaGCATCAGACAGGAGCATTTCAAAATGGAAGAGATACCACCTGAACCTTTTTTAGCTTCAAAGGTCaagtcagtcatttagcagacactcttatataTAGTGACTATAGGGCATTTAAGTAAAACTAAATCACAATTGCAGGTAAAACCTTGAATTATCTGCTAAAtctaacccagaactaaaatcttgcgtAATTGTCAGATGCTTGATTATTTTCTGGGGGGAGATGTATGAGAAAAGATATTAGCAAAGTCTCCACCCCCTTAAACGGAAACTCTCAGCCAAACACAGACAAATGTAATATCTCATAAACTAAAGCTGTTAGTGTAATGTGTTTGCAATCAAAATGTGTGTCTGCAAGAACAGATCACCCGAGGCAACTCTTAAATAGACTGAGCGTTATGATGTTGCTACAAAGCCCTTGCTTACAGATTGAAGGGTAGTGCTTCAGACAAACCCACACTTGCAATCTTGGAAGATTGTTGGGAATATGAAGTATCTCAACAGAGGGGTTTTGGCCGGGTGATTGGAAAAAGGGTGGAGGAGTATGCTACCAGAGATCTAGTAGGGCTGACTGGTATGTTCCTTCATGACTCTGAAGGCCTTATGTGGATCTCAATCTGATTGAAGAAAAGGAGTGGTATTATGTAGATCATTTGGGTACACTAGTAGATCACTAATCAGTTATATTCCTGTTTGGCAATGTTGGATTGAAGGGTCTCAATGGCATGTGTTTTTATACCGGAGTTCGATGTTAGCCTGTGCAAGCGATTACTCTAATGTATATTCTGTTCGAGCGCAAgcgccaagaccagagtgggctgTTAGTTGCAGACTTTTTGTGCTGAAAACCATCAACATAGTTAAGGAATGGAAACACATAgaacttctgttttttattagtTATAAAAAGGTTATGACAGTTCTTTTTACTTGCACTACGTCATTACACACAGTATTTTATTCGCAAGAAGCCAGTTTGATGGAAACTCACGGCTGTCAGTAaaatgtgcacatgtgtgtgaaTCAACAAACTGATAGAAACCCAGGGGAATCAAAACTGGCGAGTCTTCCATAGAGCACTCAAAGTAATGGCGCAAAAGATAAGCACATTGATGACATTGTGAACTACACTTGATGAATTGGAATATCCAGCATATCTTAATCATAAGGGTCCACATGAGGATTCCCCAGAGGGACACAGTGAAGGGAGCAACTGAACAGAGAATTGTAATTGGGCCATTGTCCTCATTGCTTGTCATATTCCAATGGCGGACAACTCTGCTGCTTTTTAAGCAGCTGTTCTCAGCTTTCGCACTGCGTCAATGAGCTCAGGGAATTGTGTGTTCTGGAAGTGTCCTCGCTCTGTGTACTTGTGCAGCTCCGCGCCCAGGCCCTCGGCCACAGCTTGCTGCTCCTTCCAAGGCAGGAAGGGGTCATCCGTGGAGCCAAACTGAACAATGTGCCCAACATTTCTTCTCATTTGCTCCCACTCCCATGGCCGGCTAAAATATCCTGAGTGAAGAGATACACAGGGAGACATAACGGGCGTATTCCATACTGCCTACATTGCAGTCGCAGATGATCAGATCATTAAATTATATTGATGGGGTCTCTGCAATGTCAAACACTACTTTCACATTTGCAGATCGGATACAAATCGGATTGGTCTCAGATCTCTACAAATTAGGAAATGGGGTTGTACATTAAACCAATTCAATATGATTTACGATATGATAATCGGCACAACGGGACTGCAATATAGGCAGCCTGGGATGTGGCCTCTGTTTCAGTGACTAGAGGTGGGGGATGGATAAACCACTGGTGAGTGGTGATTTACATTAAACTGGATTTAGGGACACTATTGACTGCAGCTTTTCTGTGGCGCTCTTGTATCCCAATTTAGAAATGAACACTAGGCTGGTCTAAACACCTGGGCCCAGTTTTTCCAAATCAGACTGATCTGGATTCTGTAACCCCCTATTTTGCAATCCAGGATCAGATCAATCTGGGTGACTTTGAGCCAGAAAATGGTTGGATAGGGTCATTCTGATCCAGACATTAAAATCTCATCACAGAATCTGTATTTTCAGTGCTTTGAATAGGCCTACACCTTGCCATGTACTGGACAGGTAATGTACAGATGACTAAACTACATTAATAAAGATATTCATATAAATTATGGAGCTTGCTTCTCTTATCACTTGTAAGTACATGCTTTTATTTAACACTTCTCAATACAACAACTGACACATTACCTATACTGCAGTCAATATAATATAATGGAAATATTTAATGATTAGTAATCTTTTTTAATTTCTCTGTTGTAATACCTTTCTAAATCCACCCTTCCAGTGGGATCAAGATTATCCCGATTTTCATCACTACACACCGAATGATCATAATCAAATTTTTCAGTTTTGAAATACCCAATTCCAAGATTGAATCCAACCCGAATGCTGGAATCCAATTAGAAAAGTGGGTGTTGCAGTTAATTGGAAGTGACACTGGTAAGAAATCAGTAaactcaccactctctctctcattctcatcTCCCAGGTCGGAAGTATAGGCACCCACCAGAATGAGGCCAAACactttgtgtgtttctgcatACCTGCATGGTACCACAAAGTTAGGTATAGTCACTTTCGACCAAACAAAAGGGAAGAATATTTTGCATGAGGAATATCCTCATTCTTTGTAATCACTATCCTACCGCATGGCTGCAGCTGCCCCAGAGCTGTGGCCAATGATAACAGTCTCCTCATCACATTGGAGCTCCTCCTGCATGAATGGCAGCCATATGCTCTCTCTGGCTGTCACTAGCAAAAGAAAAATACAGTACTAGCACTTCACAGTAATGAAATTGGAGGCCCAAAATGAATGGGTTTAAATACTTAACTTAATTCTACATACCTGGGTCAGGCATGTTTCTCAACAGGCAGGTCATATCCGGAATCTACAGGACAGCAAGTTAACTATTAATACCTAATGACGTATCAGTAAGTAAAGGTTGAAAATGGGCGATTCCACGCCAGGATAGCCCAAAGATATTTTGCGTATCTCAAATTGTTCTGgaaattctcacatagaaacttatttgggaggaaggatgtttgataGGCTTTTTACATTTGCATCACAAACCATTTCTGAGAAAAGCATGATGAAAGTGGcaattttaggccctttttagacctatacctcttgtaagaccctatgatctgtgaaccgCACATGATACAGCCATCTTGGtttcattatactccttatagtgtgctctaaaaTATGGAGTATGTCGAAATTCTTAAATGCAATTTTTCACATTAATTTCTTCAACATTGAAAATGTTAATATGAATATCTCAAAAGTACCCTTTTTGATATAGTTTATTTTTAGacattgtttggaacaatatactcttcAAACACATCACATTTCCAGATTGGGAGCTTTGCTACTTTTGAAGATATTACCCATTTTATACATAGAAATTGACataggtcattaaccaatcaTATTTCAGCAAATGACCAGCAGAGGAAGTTCCCTTTGAATCAATTTTCCCCATTCACTGTGTCATAACTTCAAAAGTAGCAGagcacccactggaaatgtgatgtactTGATGAGTATATTGTTTAAAACATTTGTCTAAAAATTaacaaaatcaaaaagggtacttTTGAGATATTCACATTACTATTTGTAATGTTGAATACATTAATGTGAAACATTTTATTTCAAAATCTAGACATACTCCATCATACTTGTCCGTCATATAATTCTCAGAAAtgatttgtgatacaaatgtaaaaagtgtATCCAACATTCTTCCTTCCAATGAAGTTTCTATGGGATTATTGCCAGAACAATCACAGACCGTATCTCTTCCATGCATTGCACTTATCAATTAGAACCCTGTATGGAGGATATCCATCCATCCAAAATGCAGGGCTCTGTCTAGAGCTAGCTTATAACATGATATCTGAGGAATCTAGGCAAGTTTATAATGTGATATGTGAGGAATATAGGCTACATTTGTGGTAATCTGTCactgaatataataataatacattatttggtgggtattaatacgcatgtgtgaatgtttatttttatttttatcccaACTCCCCAAGACAcactcagagagtggggtcacgacCAGGGTCACCACCAGGGTCACCATTGTCCAGCGCCCCTGCAGCAATTAGGGTTatgggccttgctcaagggcacagacagacatTTTCGGCTCCAGGATTCAACCTGAGTGAGTCCAGGCAATTTATGCACATATTATCCCATTTTAAAGGGGCAGTCTGCAGTTCAAACAAagcaaatttttttttaaatcaggaatggggctggagaaattttACCACTCAAATGTATAGatgagctatggatgcaaggactgaccatccatgagatcaaaatgataattttaaccatgtttttgaagctatacagtgtttacaattacattgtttagcctacaaacattggagtaaaacttGCCAGAAGATACCAACCCTACAATTACGCTTATTTACACTGCGCTGCACTGGGGTCAGAAcgcaatcatggttacattaagacaccGTGGAGCCGGGGCAAGATATGGgtcggaaaacgtacctcaatgcagAGATGGGATATACCACTGTACTCCAAATTTGACCTTTATCCACACTGCTCCATCGAGAACATTAAAATAGTGCAAGTGTTCCCGGAAAACTGCAATTTTTGTCAtcatgctagctagcagtgtCAGCAAATCAGCTCCGTTGTTGTTCAAAGCCACCTTGCCATTCAATAATGGCTGCTGTGGCCACTGCTGGCTAGTATGAGGATGAAAAGGGCagtttttctggaaaaaatataaGTATTTAAATGTTCTTGAGGTACCATATACCATATATCGCACTGGCGCCATGCTTtcttaatgtaaccatgattgcgTTCCGACCCCATGTCAGCTCAGTGTAAAGGTAGGGTCGGTATCTTCTGGCAAAAGTAAAACAAGTGGTTCTTACAGTTTAAAGCTCATTTATGTAACAAGCAGAGTAACCAATACATGAAAACGTTTTCAACATCATAGGAGCCACATAACGCACATCTCGTTTGGGGAGCATGCGCACCTTATTTATCTGTTTTTTGGCCCAGCCATACCAATTGCACCGCTCTACATCTCCAGCTCCATTTCCTGGGACAATTATCGCTTTCGTCAATGGCATTTTCTCTTATCCACGTTGTCTTCTGTCGATGTTtgaaaacacttccctaacaaatGCTGCCTGTGAGTAGTCATATGACTCTTATCAGTGCATGTTCGAGTGCGTCAATGTTGCGCATCGAATGGTTGCGTTCCAGATTGACCATAGACTCaacctgttttagcatggacattgccattgagggagTTCGACTAAGTGAAGTGAACGGGCAAAAGCGATGAGGGAGGTGCACCCTTCTCAAATCAAACAACTTCGCCGTCGGCCAAAACGGGGAACCTGGCTCACGCctgggaggcagcccggttccgAAACCAATGTAACCCGGTTCACCAGGGGCAGGTCTGGGGCATTAATCGAATCCCTTCAttttttaagtagtcaactgggtggggattcctatgtgTTGGGAGCGATCAGCCATTGAGCAGAgtattgtcttcttcttcaaatAGGGTGCTATGGTTTGTAAATGGATTTAAGCTATATCACCGCTATCTTGTGGCCACAATAAATGAATGACACACAAGATTTGGTTGAGGACTACAGCACCGCAAGGGGCCCTTAAATCAACAATATTAGCTTTACActtttttcaaacacaaaagaataagaaaatggactactttaaaggtccaatgcagccgttttattTAAATATCCAATCATTTCTGGGCAACGATGAATTACCTTACTGTGagtgttttcaattaaaatggtcaaaaagaaacaaaaacagtttcttagcaaagagcaatttctcaagcaaatcttttgctaggactgtctgggagtggtctgagtggggaggggaaaactgttattggcagagaggtttggaactctctttcttattggtctattaactaatttaccgcctggtgacatcaccaggcaggccaaaaccacatcccaccaaaacaggcagaaatttcaggaaatttcaggtttcaaacagctcttacactaaaagggcattatcgtaatttttacaatttcacagtattattccaacctcatagtgtggacaTTTGAATAAAACACAGGataatcacgtttttgactgcactgggcctttaaaatggagatagactcaatggcgctgcccatgctgtcacagacaccataatggcacagatacaaagatgagaccTCTTTCCATCTC from Coregonus clupeaformis isolate EN_2021a unplaced genomic scaffold, ASM2061545v1 scaf0107, whole genome shotgun sequence includes these protein-coding regions:
- the LOC123483397 gene encoding DNA-directed RNA polymerase III subunit RPC6-like, which translates into the protein MADGKVKKESTDVVDIENRIKALCQQFPHGITDQVIQNDMPQMEAQQRAMAINRLLSLGQLDLLRNSSGLLYRMKDAQTASKMKGSDNQEKLVYQVIEDAGNKGIWSRDIRYKSNLPLTEINKILKNLESKKLIKAVKSVAASKKKVYMLYNLQPDRSVTGGAWYSDQDFESEFVEVLNQQCFKFLQSKAEVTRDSKQNPMVQRNSSFATSHEVWKYICELGISKVDLSMEDIETILNTLIYDGKVEMTIIAAKEGTVGSVDGQMKLYRGVNPIIQPTGLVKAPCGLCPVFDDCHEGGEISPSNCVYMAEWLDL
- the LOC123483398 gene encoding serine hydrolase RBBP9-like — protein: MPLTKAIIVPGNGAGDVERCNWYGWAKKQINKIPDMTCLLRNMPDPVTARESIWLPFMQEELQCDEETVIIGHSSGAAAAMRYAETHKVFGLILVGAYTSDLGDENERESGYFSRPWEWEQMRRNVGHIVQFGSTDDPFLPWKEQQAVAEGLGAELHKYTERGHFQNTQFPELIDAVRKLRTAA